Genomic window (Flavobacteriales bacterium):
GCAGCTTCTGCTATGTGGACGACCTGATCGAAGGCATCTACCGCCTGCTGAAAAGTGATTGCGCAGACCCCGTGAACATCGGCAACCCGGCGGAGATCACCATCAAGCAGTTCGCCCAGGAGATCGTGAAGCTCACCGGCACCAAGCAGAAGCTGGTGTACAAGCCGCTTCCGCAGGATGACCCCATGCAACGCCAGCCTGACATCACCAAGGCGAAGAAGATCCTGAAGTGGCAACCGAAAGTCTCTCGTGCGGAAGGCCTGAGGATCACCTACGCCTATTTCAAGGGGCTCTCCGCTACGGAACTCCATGAGAAGGACCACAATTCCTTCGAGGGGTACGTGCGGAAGTGATCCGGCCGTCTACGGGGCACCTCGAATAAAGCCGGGCCTTCGGTACATTCGCAGCCCCGTAAGCCGACCGGTCGCCACGCCCAGCTCCATGGACTACACCGCCCACCCCACCGCCGTCATCGACGAGGGTTGCACCATCGGCGCTGGGACCCGTATCTGGCATTTCAGCCACATCATGCCGGGCTGTGTGATCGGCACGGGCTGCAACATCGGGCAGAACGTGGTGGTCAGCCCGGACGTGAGATTAGGTGACAACGTGAAGGTGCAGAACAACGTGAGCATCTACACCGGAGTGGAATGCGAGGACGACGTCTTCCTCGGCCCTTCCTGCGTCTTCACCAATGTGATCAATCCGCGCAGCGCGGTGAACCGGCGCGGGGAATACCTGCGGACGATGGTGAAGAAGGGCGCTACGATCGGCGCCAATGCCACCATTGTTTGTGGACATGACATCGGGCGTTTTGCATTCATCGCAGCAGGTGCCGTGGTGACCAAGGAAGTGCCCGACCATGCCTTGGTGATGGGAAATCCGGCCCGCAGGACCGGCTGGATGAGCGAACATGGCCACAAGCTGGAATTTGATGCGGACGGCGGGGCCACTTGCCCCGAAAGCGGCCAGCGCTACGAATTGAAAAACGACAAAGTCACCCGCACCGCATGAGGTCCTCTGAAGAGAAGGTGAAGTTTGCCGTGATCGGCTGCGGCCACATCGG
Coding sequences:
- a CDS encoding N-acetyltransferase, whose protein sequence is MDYTAHPTAVIDEGCTIGAGTRIWHFSHIMPGCVIGTGCNIGQNVVVSPDVRLGDNVKVQNNVSIYTGVECEDDVFLGPSCVFTNVINPRSAVNRRGEYLRTMVKKGATIGANATIVCGHDIGRFAFIAAGAVVTKEVPDHALVMGNPARRTGWMSEHGHKLEFDADGGATCPESGQRYELKNDKVTRTA